In Salinarimonas sp., a genomic segment contains:
- a CDS encoding 2-hydroxyacid dehydrogenase: MSKPAILMPSPMMPLVVERLDERFRLHRLWEDPDPEGWLAAHGGSVRGLAAGGHRRIDAALLDALPSLEIVSSFGVGYDHVDAAEAGRRGVVVTNTPDVLTEEVADLALGLLLATVRRLPQAERYLRAGEWLEKPFPLSPTLRTRTVGILGYGRIGKAIARRLDAFGVEVVYHGRRRQEGAAHRHYDTLVDMARAVDTLICVAPGGAATKGMISREVLRALGPDGILINVGRGTTVDEAALIAALEAGEILSAGLDVFEDEPRVPQALIDRDDVVLLPHVGSASVHTREAMGRLVVDNLVSWFENAGPLTPVPETPWTKA; the protein is encoded by the coding sequence ATGTCCAAGCCCGCGATCCTGATGCCCAGCCCGATGATGCCGCTCGTGGTCGAGCGCCTGGACGAGCGTTTCCGCCTGCACCGGCTGTGGGAGGACCCCGATCCGGAGGGCTGGCTCGCGGCCCACGGCGGCTCGGTGCGGGGCCTCGCGGCGGGCGGGCATCGGCGCATCGACGCGGCGCTCCTCGACGCGCTGCCGAGCCTCGAGATCGTCTCGAGCTTCGGGGTCGGCTACGACCACGTCGACGCTGCCGAAGCCGGCCGGCGCGGGGTCGTCGTCACCAATACGCCGGACGTCCTCACCGAGGAGGTCGCCGATCTCGCCCTCGGCCTTCTGCTCGCCACCGTCCGCCGGCTGCCGCAGGCGGAGCGTTACCTGCGCGCCGGCGAGTGGCTGGAGAAGCCCTTTCCGCTCTCGCCGACCCTGCGCACGCGCACCGTCGGCATCCTCGGCTACGGCCGCATCGGCAAGGCCATCGCCCGGCGCCTCGACGCCTTCGGGGTCGAGGTCGTCTATCACGGCCGCCGCCGGCAGGAGGGCGCGGCGCACCGGCACTACGACACGCTCGTCGACATGGCGCGCGCCGTCGACACGCTGATCTGCGTCGCCCCCGGCGGCGCGGCGACGAAGGGGATGATCTCGCGCGAGGTGCTGCGCGCGCTCGGCCCCGACGGAATCCTGATCAATGTCGGCCGCGGCACGACCGTGGACGAGGCGGCGCTGATCGCCGCGCTCGAGGCGGGCGAGATCCTCTCCGCCGGGCTCGACGTGTTCGAGGACGAGCCGCGGGTGCCGCAGGCGCTGATCGACCGCGACGACGTGGTGCTCCTGCCGCATGTCGGCTCGGCCTCGGTGCACACCCGGGAGGCCATGGGCCGCCTCGTCGTCGACAACCTGGTCTCGTGGTTCGAGAACGCCGGCCCGCTCACGCCCGTGCCGGAGACGCCCTGGACGAAGGCCTGA
- a CDS encoding sigma-70 family RNA polymerase sigma factor — protein MTDQADLADLAAMAEGHEGALRSLHGRHATKVFRFVLRLVRNEAIAEEVVNEAFVEIWRNAARFRGGSSVSTWLLSVARNKAVDRLRKRSEEALDEEAAAAVPDDADTPEVELAKRDKGALMRRLIDGLSPVHKEIVDLVYYQEQSVAEAAQILGVPENTVKTRMFYARKQLARLFAEAGIDRGWP, from the coding sequence ATGACGGACCAGGCCGATCTCGCCGATCTCGCAGCGATGGCCGAAGGTCATGAGGGCGCGTTGCGCTCGCTGCACGGCCGTCACGCGACCAAGGTCTTCCGGTTCGTTCTGCGTCTCGTGCGCAACGAGGCGATCGCGGAGGAGGTGGTGAATGAGGCCTTCGTCGAAATCTGGCGAAACGCCGCGCGGTTTCGCGGCGGGTCCTCGGTGTCGACCTGGCTGCTCTCGGTGGCGCGCAACAAGGCGGTGGACCGCCTGCGCAAGCGCTCGGAGGAAGCCCTCGACGAGGAGGCGGCCGCCGCCGTCCCCGACGACGCCGACACGCCCGAGGTCGAGCTCGCCAAGCGCGACAAGGGGGCGCTCATGCGCCGCCTGATCGACGGACTTTCGCCGGTCCACAAGGAGATCGTGGACCTCGTCTACTACCAGGAGCAATCCGTCGCCGAGGCGGCGCAGATCCTGGGGGTTCCGGAGAACACCGTGAAGACGCGGATGTTCTACGCCCGCAAGCAACTCGCCCGCCTCTTCGCCGAGGCCGGTATCGACAGGGGGTGGCCATGA
- a CDS encoding autotransporter outer membrane beta-barrel domain-containing protein, giving the protein MRTATFGVAAGLAFALLASGAAAQQPPPQPPPPTPPPTPQPLQPILTDGQRAAILRAGQRHVLLAYGQLTHAIVRQRLSPFGAPATPVAAGGAPAAAYASLDAAAAIPLWNAWVGPSATWSERDHPVFGYDGTQIAGSVGVDRRIGDATVLGAFGLYEDSDFDTVGSGALRGRLGGAGVYVGGALTDILVYDALAIWQGGESTLRDATARGTYDTERWALAGNLTAYLTAGAFQISPTVGIGWVSDRQSAYRDTAGVLYPGLTVETTTVRAGAEIARTFQAAGAATLTPFASATALWDVSRDESPTPATPTDDLPRLDYALSVGLRAAPTPATSLSLEVEASALGRAGYSVITVSGQLGFRF; this is encoded by the coding sequence ATGAGAACAGCGACGTTCGGTGTCGCCGCGGGGCTCGCCTTCGCGCTGCTCGCCTCGGGTGCGGCCGCCCAGCAGCCGCCGCCGCAGCCGCCACCGCCCACACCGCCGCCCACCCCCCAGCCGCTTCAACCGATCCTCACCGACGGCCAGCGCGCGGCGATCCTGCGTGCGGGGCAGCGCCACGTCCTGCTCGCCTACGGGCAGCTGACGCACGCGATCGTGCGGCAACGGCTCTCGCCGTTCGGCGCGCCGGCGACGCCGGTCGCCGCCGGCGGCGCTCCGGCCGCCGCCTACGCCTCGCTCGACGCCGCCGCCGCGATCCCGCTCTGGAACGCCTGGGTCGGCCCGAGCGCCACCTGGAGCGAGCGCGATCATCCCGTCTTCGGCTACGACGGCACGCAGATCGCCGGCTCGGTCGGCGTCGACCGCCGTATCGGCGACGCCACCGTTCTCGGCGCCTTCGGCCTCTACGAGGATTCGGATTTCGACACGGTCGGCAGCGGCGCGCTGCGGGGCCGGCTCGGCGGAGCGGGCGTCTATGTCGGCGGCGCGCTGACGGACATCCTCGTCTACGACGCGCTGGCGATCTGGCAGGGCGGCGAGAGCACCTTGCGCGACGCCACCGCCCGGGGGACCTACGACACCGAGCGCTGGGCGCTCGCCGGGAACCTGACCGCCTATCTCACGGCGGGGGCCTTCCAGATCTCGCCGACGGTCGGGATCGGCTGGGTCTCGGACCGGCAGAGCGCCTATCGCGACACGGCGGGCGTGCTCTATCCCGGTCTCACGGTGGAGACCACCACGGTGCGGGCCGGGGCCGAGATCGCCCGCACCTTCCAGGCCGCGGGCGCGGCGACCCTCACGCCCTTCGCGAGCGCGACCGCGCTCTGGGACGTCTCCCGCGACGAGAGCCCCACGCCCGCGACGCCGACGGACGATCTCCCGCGGCTCGACTACGCGCTCTCGGTGGGCCTGCGCGCGGCGCCGACGCCCGCCACCTCCCTGTCGCTCGAGGTCGAGGCGAGCGCGCTCGGTCGCGCGGGCTATTCGGTGATCACCGTCTCGGGCCAGCTCGGGTTCCGCTTCTGA
- a CDS encoding NAD-dependent epimerase/dehydratase family protein: MSASPRKALVTGTAGFIGYHVAERLLADGWLVTGVDGMTPYYDVALKEARHARLRRSNAFVAHEIMLEDDAALARAFDETAPDVVVHLAAQAGVRYSLENPRAYVDANLVGTFNVMEGVRRHAPAHFLLASTSSVYGANEDMPFGETDRADHPLTLYAATKKATETMAHSYSHLWKLPTTAFRFFTVYGPWGRPDMALFKFVRATLAGEPIEVYGEGKMERDFTYIDDLVEGIVRLIDAAPVEGAPVGPMDSLSPAAPWRTVNVGGGQPVGLMPFIETIERALGTEANKVMLPMQKGDVVATFAKADLLEALTGFRPATPVEEGVRRFVAWYREHYS; encoded by the coding sequence ATGTCTGCTTCGCCCCGCAAGGCGCTCGTCACCGGAACCGCCGGGTTCATCGGCTATCACGTCGCCGAGCGGCTCCTCGCCGACGGCTGGCTCGTCACCGGCGTCGACGGGATGACGCCCTATTACGACGTCGCGCTGAAAGAGGCCCGGCATGCCCGGCTGCGCCGCTCCAACGCCTTCGTCGCCCACGAGATCATGCTCGAGGACGACGCCGCCCTCGCCCGCGCCTTCGACGAGACGGCGCCCGACGTGGTGGTCCACCTCGCGGCCCAGGCCGGCGTGCGCTATTCGCTGGAGAACCCGCGCGCCTATGTCGACGCCAACCTGGTCGGCACCTTCAACGTGATGGAGGGCGTGCGCCGGCACGCGCCCGCGCATTTCCTGCTCGCCTCGACGAGCTCGGTCTACGGCGCCAACGAGGACATGCCCTTCGGCGAGACCGATCGCGCCGACCACCCGCTGACGCTCTACGCCGCCACCAAGAAGGCGACGGAGACGATGGCGCATTCCTACAGCCATCTCTGGAAGCTGCCGACGACGGCCTTTCGCTTCTTCACGGTCTACGGCCCCTGGGGCCGGCCGGACATGGCCTTGTTCAAGTTCGTGCGCGCGACGCTCGCCGGGGAGCCGATCGAGGTCTACGGCGAAGGGAAGATGGAGCGCGACTTCACCTATATCGACGACCTCGTCGAGGGCATCGTGCGCCTGATCGACGCCGCCCCTGTGGAGGGCGCGCCCGTCGGACCGATGGATTCGCTCTCGCCGGCCGCGCCCTGGCGCACCGTGAACGTCGGCGGCGGCCAGCCCGTCGGGTTGATGCCCTTCATCGAGACGATCGAGCGCGCGCTCGGGACCGAGGCGAACAAGGTGATGCTGCCCATGCAGAAGGGCGACGTCGTCGCGACCTTCGCGAAGGCCGACCTGCTCGAGGCGCTCACCGGCTTTCGTCCGGCGACGCCCGTCGAGGAGGGCGTGCGCCGGTTCGTCGCCTGGTATCGCGAGCACTATTCCTGA
- a CDS encoding outer membrane beta-barrel protein, producing the protein MTKRLLLASAAVFAFSGGAFAADLPTRVEAPAPFIAPPVFTWTGFYAGVNAGVGFNAGDDRDSTVTVLPSGFSAVPGGAPVGFTRGSILYGDNSEDAAFTGGAQIGYNYQFVNNFVLGAEADIQFLGFDDDTTAAITTTGFPAGFTPARRGTEGIDWFGTVRLRAGYAFDRTLVYATGGLAYGEGDATRYESVTTGRVFFDDSDVSFGWTLGAGVEYAWTNNLIIGLEGLYVSLDRDTNITNFAGTYDPPPAGGVNYAISAADDTQDDNIEFGVVRARLSYKF; encoded by the coding sequence ATGACAAAGCGTCTACTCCTGGCAAGCGCGGCCGTATTCGCGTTCAGCGGCGGCGCCTTCGCGGCCGATCTCCCGACGCGGGTCGAGGCTCCCGCGCCCTTCATCGCGCCCCCGGTCTTCACCTGGACCGGCTTCTACGCGGGCGTGAACGCCGGCGTCGGGTTCAACGCGGGCGATGATCGCGACAGCACCGTGACGGTGCTGCCGAGCGGCTTCTCGGCGGTTCCCGGCGGCGCTCCTGTCGGCTTCACCCGCGGCTCGATCCTCTACGGCGACAATTCCGAGGATGCGGCCTTCACCGGCGGCGCTCAGATCGGTTACAACTATCAGTTCGTGAACAATTTCGTGCTCGGCGCCGAAGCGGACATCCAGTTCCTCGGCTTCGACGACGACACCACCGCCGCGATCACCACGACGGGTTTCCCGGCGGGCTTCACCCCGGCGCGGCGCGGCACGGAAGGCATCGACTGGTTCGGCACCGTGCGCCTGCGGGCCGGCTACGCCTTCGACCGCACCCTGGTCTACGCCACCGGCGGTCTCGCCTATGGCGAGGGCGACGCGACCCGCTACGAGTCGGTGACCACCGGCCGTGTCTTCTTCGACGACAGCGACGTCTCGTTCGGCTGGACGCTCGGCGCGGGCGTGGAATACGCTTGGACCAACAACCTCATCATCGGCCTCGAAGGTCTCTACGTCAGCCTGGATCGCGACACGAACATCACCAATTTCGCCGGGACCTATGATCCGCCGCCCGCCGGCGGGGTCAATTATGCGATCTCGGCCGCGGACGACACGCAGGACGACAACATCGAGTTCGGCGTCGTGCGCGCCCGCCTCAGCTACAAGTTCTGA
- the galE gene encoding UDP-glucose 4-epimerase GalE — MTVLVTGGAGYIGSHAVLALVDAGERVVVLDDLSTGVRTAVPDGVPLVLGDVADADLVRRTVAAHGVDELMHFAAKIVVPDSVADPLGYYEANTAKTRSLLAAALAGGVRRLVFSSTAAVYGEPDASVLGEDTPPAPINPYGRSKLMSEWMIADAARAHDLRYAVLRYFNVAGADPQGRAGQSTPNATHLIKVACQAAVGTRPKMAIYGEDYATPDGTCVRDYIQVSDLADAHLAALRRLREGGESMTLNCGYGQGASVREVVEAVKRISGVDFPVERAPRRAGDPAALVADATRIRETLAWTPRFADLDAIVAQALAWERRLASEAAAA, encoded by the coding sequence ATGACCGTACTCGTCACCGGCGGAGCCGGATACATCGGCTCGCACGCCGTTCTCGCCCTCGTCGACGCGGGCGAGCGCGTCGTCGTGCTCGACGATCTCTCCACCGGCGTTCGCACGGCGGTCCCCGACGGGGTGCCGCTCGTCCTCGGCGACGTCGCCGACGCCGATCTCGTGCGCCGCACCGTCGCCGCCCACGGCGTCGACGAGCTGATGCATTTCGCCGCCAAGATCGTGGTGCCGGATTCGGTCGCCGACCCGCTCGGCTATTACGAGGCGAACACGGCGAAGACGCGCTCCCTCCTCGCCGCCGCGCTCGCCGGCGGGGTGCGACGCCTCGTGTTCTCCTCGACGGCGGCCGTCTACGGCGAGCCGGACGCCTCGGTGCTGGGCGAGGACACGCCGCCGGCGCCGATCAACCCGTATGGCCGCTCGAAGCTGATGAGCGAGTGGATGATCGCCGACGCCGCGCGCGCGCACGATCTGCGCTATGCGGTGCTGCGCTATTTCAATGTCGCCGGCGCCGATCCGCAGGGGCGCGCCGGCCAGTCGACGCCGAACGCGACGCATCTGATCAAGGTCGCCTGCCAGGCCGCCGTCGGGACGCGGCCGAAGATGGCGATCTACGGCGAGGACTACGCGACGCCCGACGGCACCTGCGTGCGCGACTACATCCAGGTGAGCGATCTCGCCGACGCGCATCTCGCGGCTCTGCGCCGCCTGCGCGAGGGCGGCGAGAGCATGACGCTGAACTGCGGCTACGGGCAGGGCGCCTCGGTGCGCGAGGTGGTCGAGGCGGTGAAGCGCATCTCGGGCGTCGACTTCCCCGTCGAGCGCGCGCCGCGCCGCGCCGGCGACCCGGCTGCCCTCGTCGCGGACGCGACCCGCATCCGCGAGACCCTGGCCTGGACGCCGCGCTTCGCCGACCTCGACGCGATCGTGGCCCAGGCGCTCGCCTGGGAGCGGCGGCTCGCGTCGGAGGCCGCGGCCGCCTGA
- a CDS encoding S8 family serine peptidase, producing MRARLAACALALAAVGAPLAPAVGQFTAPPPNITPPPVVTQPPRPRITPPRITPPVVLPSPLRTDPDRVRPQTRTTAPAVAPRQPSTTARPRAPAPAQPRTVERPRRPTFPPAAAIPLPPPRGDVFAGAPLPPPRIGSLAAPEPLVGGAFDPLEIEPNVVVAALLPGLGRDAAEALALANDLDVLESASVPLVGALIVRLGIADGRPVDAVASALAGDGRVAYVGPNRIYRTQGAGAQYALAKLGLADAIAAPGTGSGVAVAVIDTAPDLDHPDLAETGVRLESVLAAGAAPAMDHGTQIVGLIAAQGRLRGAAPGADVLAIAAFDADPQDGRPASSTYHLLRALDRAREAGAAVVNMSFAGGEDPLLGQGLEILAEEGVLLVAAAGNGGPQAPPAFPGSHAAVVAVTATDAADAIYAKANRGDYVDIAAPGVDLLAPAAGGRYALGSGTSLAAAYVSAAAALVLERGGGVVDAQAVRAALVGSAVDLGPDGRDPEFGHGLAAPRAALEALAPVSMATDLR from the coding sequence ATGCGCGCCCGCCTCGCCGCCTGCGCCCTCGCACTCGCCGCCGTCGGCGCGCCTCTCGCGCCGGCGGTCGGGCAGTTCACCGCGCCGCCGCCGAACATCACCCCGCCGCCGGTGGTGACCCAGCCGCCACGGCCGCGGATCACGCCGCCGCGGATCACGCCGCCGGTCGTGCTGCCTTCCCCGCTGCGGACCGACCCGGACCGTGTGCGGCCGCAGACGCGGACCACCGCGCCCGCCGTCGCGCCGCGGCAACCGTCGACCACGGCGCGTCCGCGCGCGCCCGCGCCCGCGCAGCCGCGGACGGTCGAGCGACCCCGCCGGCCGACGTTCCCGCCGGCCGCCGCGATCCCGCTACCGCCGCCTCGCGGCGACGTCTTCGCCGGCGCGCCGCTGCCGCCGCCGCGGATCGGCTCCCTCGCCGCGCCGGAGCCGCTCGTCGGCGGCGCCTTCGATCCGCTGGAGATCGAGCCGAACGTCGTCGTCGCCGCCCTGCTGCCCGGCCTGGGCCGGGATGCGGCCGAGGCGCTGGCGCTCGCCAACGATCTCGACGTTCTGGAGAGCGCCTCCGTTCCGCTCGTCGGCGCCTTGATCGTGCGGCTCGGCATCGCCGACGGCCGGCCCGTCGACGCCGTCGCCTCCGCGCTCGCGGGGGACGGGCGGGTCGCCTATGTCGGGCCGAACCGGATCTACCGCACGCAGGGCGCGGGCGCGCAATACGCCCTCGCCAAGCTCGGCCTCGCGGACGCGATCGCCGCGCCCGGCACGGGCAGCGGCGTCGCGGTGGCCGTCATCGACACCGCGCCCGACCTCGACCATCCCGATCTCGCCGAGACCGGCGTGCGGCTGGAGAGCGTGCTCGCGGCCGGCGCCGCGCCGGCCATGGACCACGGCACGCAGATCGTCGGGCTCATCGCCGCGCAGGGCCGGCTGCGCGGCGCAGCGCCGGGCGCCGACGTCCTCGCCATCGCCGCCTTCGACGCCGACCCGCAGGACGGCCGCCCGGCGAGCTCCACCTATCACCTGCTGCGCGCCCTCGACCGTGCCCGCGAGGCCGGGGCCGCCGTCGTCAACATGAGCTTCGCCGGCGGCGAGGACCCGCTCCTCGGCCAGGGGCTCGAGATCCTGGCGGAGGAGGGCGTGCTCCTCGTCGCCGCGGCGGGCAACGGCGGGCCGCAGGCGCCGCCCGCCTTCCCCGGATCGCACGCGGCCGTCGTCGCCGTGACCGCGACGGACGCGGCGGACGCGATCTACGCAAAGGCCAATCGCGGCGACTACGTCGACATCGCGGCGCCGGGGGTCGACCTGCTCGCGCCGGCGGCGGGCGGGCGCTACGCGCTGGGCTCGGGCACCTCGCTCGCGGCGGCCTACGTCAGCGCCGCCGCGGCCCTGGTGCTGGAGCGCGGGGGCGGCGTCGTGGATGCGCAGGCCGTCCGCGCTGCCCTCGTCGGCAGCGCCGTCGACCTCGGCCCCGACGGCCGCGACCCGGAATTCGGCCACGGCCTCGCCGCGCCGCGCGCCGCGCTGGAGGCGCTCGCGCCGGTGTCGATGGCGACGGATCTGCGTTAA
- a CDS encoding GntR family transcriptional regulator, producing the protein MKATHEDDLLGTRGQTVYRAILAAIRARHYRPGDRLREEEVAARLGVSRTPVREALGRLQEKGLVEAAAGRGLAVARLGMQQVLELYAMREELEGAAARFAAQQASPVELDNLVRLNAELAAAEDDAWRAAEINRVFHERLYDAARNRYLSQALDDLQDTVALLPSTTFQVPGRAASAAQEHRALLEALSARDSERAQALAAAHIRAAFRTRLAMAG; encoded by the coding sequence ATGAAGGCGACGCACGAAGACGACCTCCTCGGCACGCGCGGGCAGACCGTGTACCGAGCCATCCTGGCTGCGATCCGGGCCCGGCATTACCGGCCCGGCGATCGGCTGCGCGAGGAGGAGGTCGCCGCGCGCCTCGGCGTCAGCCGCACGCCGGTCCGCGAGGCGCTGGGCCGGCTGCAGGAGAAGGGCCTCGTCGAGGCCGCCGCGGGTCGCGGCCTCGCGGTCGCCAGGCTCGGCATGCAGCAGGTGCTCGAGCTCTACGCCATGCGCGAGGAGCTCGAGGGCGCGGCGGCCCGCTTCGCCGCCCAGCAGGCGAGCCCCGTCGAGCTCGACAATCTCGTGCGCCTGAACGCGGAGCTCGCCGCCGCCGAGGACGACGCCTGGCGCGCCGCGGAGATCAACCGGGTCTTCCACGAGCGGCTCTACGACGCCGCCCGCAACCGCTATCTGTCGCAGGCGCTCGACGATCTGCAGGACACGGTGGCGCTGCTGCCCTCGACGACCTTCCAGGTGCCGGGCCGCGCCGCGAGCGCGGCGCAGGAGCACCGGGCGCTGCTCGAGGCGTTGAGCGCGCGCGACAGCGAGCGGGCGCAGGCGCTGGCGGCGGCCCACATTCGCGCCGCCTTCAGGACGCGTCTCGCCATGGCGGGATGA
- a CDS encoding histidine kinase dimerization/phosphoacceptor domain -containing protein → MLERLTDTTPPSFREAEPAARKRVTRRWRLRVEGGVLPYFLALAMLAPLLFFGLAAVRDWQAIETEARARVVYIRDAVAEHAKRVFQTHELVALSIRDRIDGMSWAEIAGSDELHAYLGAMETTFPEVHAVWLVDGEGRLRASSRALPAPAIDLSDSGWFAEMRAGGPGLVVGPRQVGRAHDDVFTLSLPRRTAEEDGAFDGLIRLSITPGYFAKFYASAYPDEGLIALVLEDGEILVSHPPDANLPRRIPAGSPAFEHMAEYRRAVWEAPSAIDGETRIHAVARLDDLPVYAAFAVSRSSLEALWRNRVIAYAVYFVPALAALVFLGVLVWRSHRELEEKVELRTRALSEAVAEKNQLLKEVHHRVKNNMQIVSSLIRMQERVHTSPEETIRRVQAMALVHDLIYSHGEFASVNLGAYTRRLTDTLASAVTASTPIRITHGLDHVAVTLDRAMPFALILSEVMTNAMRHAFPDGEGHIAVTLEQIDGHAVLRVEDDGKGFDPAARTDGFGLKLIRSLAVQLDADISFERGRGAAFVMRFPLDRQPAHA, encoded by the coding sequence ATGCTGGAGAGGCTGACCGACACGACACCGCCGTCCTTTCGCGAGGCCGAGCCCGCGGCGCGCAAGCGCGTCACGCGGCGCTGGCGGCTGCGCGTGGAGGGCGGCGTGCTGCCCTATTTCCTCGCGCTCGCCATGCTCGCCCCGCTGCTCTTCTTCGGGCTCGCTGCCGTGCGCGACTGGCAGGCGATCGAGACGGAAGCCCGCGCGCGCGTCGTCTACATCCGCGACGCCGTCGCCGAGCACGCCAAGCGCGTCTTCCAGACCCACGAGCTCGTGGCGCTCTCGATTCGCGACCGCATCGACGGGATGTCCTGGGCCGAGATCGCCGGCTCGGACGAGCTGCACGCCTATCTCGGCGCGATGGAGACGACCTTTCCGGAGGTGCATGCGGTCTGGCTGGTGGACGGCGAGGGACGCCTGCGTGCGTCCAGCCGCGCCCTGCCGGCGCCGGCGATCGATCTCTCGGACAGCGGCTGGTTCGCCGAGATGCGCGCCGGCGGGCCCGGTCTCGTCGTGGGCCCGCGCCAGGTCGGGCGCGCCCACGACGACGTCTTCACGCTGTCCCTGCCCCGCCGCACCGCCGAGGAGGACGGCGCGTTCGACGGGCTGATCCGGCTGTCGATCACGCCGGGCTACTTCGCGAAGTTCTACGCCTCCGCCTATCCGGACGAGGGCTTGATCGCGCTCGTGCTCGAGGACGGGGAGATCCTGGTCAGCCATCCGCCCGACGCGAACCTGCCGCGGCGCATCCCGGCCGGCTCCCCCGCCTTCGAGCATATGGCGGAGTATCGACGCGCGGTCTGGGAGGCGCCCTCCGCCATCGACGGCGAGACGCGGATCCACGCCGTGGCCCGGCTCGACGACCTTCCCGTCTACGCGGCCTTCGCCGTCAGCCGCAGCTCCCTCGAGGCCTTGTGGCGCAACAGGGTGATCGCCTACGCCGTGTACTTCGTGCCTGCGCTGGCGGCGCTCGTCTTCCTCGGCGTCCTCGTCTGGCGCAGCCATCGCGAGCTCGAGGAGAAGGTTGAGCTGCGCACCCGCGCGCTGTCGGAGGCGGTGGCGGAGAAGAACCAGCTGCTCAAGGAGGTGCACCACCGCGTCAAGAACAACATGCAGATCGTCTCCAGCCTGATCCGCATGCAGGAGCGGGTGCACACCTCGCCCGAGGAGACCATCCGGCGGGTGCAGGCGATGGCTCTGGTCCACGACCTGATCTACAGCCACGGCGAGTTCGCGAGCGTCAATCTCGGCGCCTATACCCGACGGCTCACCGATACCCTGGCGAGCGCCGTCACGGCCTCCACGCCGATACGCATCACCCACGGCCTCGACCACGTCGCCGTCACGCTCGACCGCGCCATGCCCTTCGCGCTGATCCTCTCCGAGGTGATGACCAACGCCATGCGCCACGCCTTCCCCGATGGCGAAGGCCACATCGCCGTGACGCTCGAGCAGATCGACGGTCACGCGGTGCTGCGGGTCGAGGACGACGGCAAGGGGTTCGACCCCGCCGCGCGCACCGACGGCTTCGGCCTGAAGCTGATCCGCAGCCTCGCCGTCCAGCTCGACGCCGACATCTCCTTCGAGCGGGGGCGCGGGGCCGCGTTCGTGATGCGCTTCCCCCTCGACCGCCAGCCGGCCCACGCGTGA
- a CDS encoding GNAT family N-acetyltransferase: MTIDVLDRMDLEADRVGWDALAADARASNPYFARPVVDAHLAHRFVEARPRFACVRHGARLVAMLPIAARAGRLGWCDAPGALCSPFTTLSTPLVARDAPDGWADALVLAIRRAWRGGAFLFPMFPVRSPLGVALCDAFARTGAELAALAPFERPVLAARGSYDAYAAEALARSRRRGLARLRRRLDERGLAAHETACGGLGLRDAIDAFLRIEQSGWKGRMGTALAEHAVTRAFARDLFLSAEGPVASRADVLLLDGAPVAVSLALVSAGTAFLLKTAYDETHRSLAPGVLLEDAIVRALHADRFCERLDSATLPGSVLETLYPDRMAIADLAVNLRPGDPLFPARVAAERWQRGARARVKRAALQPS, translated from the coding sequence TTGACCATCGACGTTCTCGACCGGATGGACCTGGAGGCGGATCGCGTCGGATGGGACGCTCTCGCCGCCGATGCGCGCGCCTCCAACCCGTATTTCGCGCGCCCCGTCGTGGACGCGCACCTGGCGCACCGTTTCGTCGAGGCGCGCCCGCGCTTCGCCTGCGTGCGCCACGGGGCGCGTCTCGTCGCCATGCTGCCGATCGCCGCGCGCGCCGGGCGGCTCGGCTGGTGCGACGCGCCCGGCGCGCTGTGCTCGCCCTTCACCACGCTCTCGACGCCGCTCGTCGCCCGCGACGCGCCGGACGGATGGGCGGACGCCCTGGTGCTCGCCATCCGGCGCGCCTGGCGGGGCGGGGCCTTCCTGTTTCCGATGTTCCCGGTGCGCTCCCCCCTCGGCGTCGCGCTGTGCGACGCGTTCGCGCGCACCGGCGCCGAGCTCGCCGCGCTCGCGCCGTTCGAGCGTCCCGTCCTGGCGGCGCGGGGCAGCTACGACGCCTACGCGGCGGAGGCGCTCGCGCGCTCGCGCCGAAGGGGGCTCGCGCGGTTGCGGCGCCGGCTCGACGAGCGCGGCCTCGCCGCGCACGAGACCGCCTGCGGCGGCCTCGGCCTGCGCGACGCCATCGACGCCTTCCTGCGGATCGAGCAGAGCGGCTGGAAGGGGCGCATGGGCACCGCCCTCGCTGAGCACGCCGTCACGCGCGCCTTCGCGCGCGACCTCTTCCTCAGCGCCGAGGGGCCCGTCGCCTCCCGGGCCGACGTGCTGCTTCTCGACGGCGCGCCGGTCGCCGTGAGCCTCGCGCTCGTCAGCGCGGGGACCGCCTTCCTGCTGAAGACGGCCTACGACGAGACGCATCGCTCCCTCGCCCCCGGCGTGCTGCTCGAGGACGCCATCGTGCGCGCGCTGCACGCGGACCGGTTCTGCGAACGGCTGGATTCCGCGACGCTGCCGGGCAGCGTGCTGGAGACGCTCTATCCGGATCGCATGGCCATCGCCGATCTCGCCGTGAACCTGCGCCCCGGCGATCCCCTGTTTCCGGCGCGCGTCGCCGCCGAGCGTTGGCAGCGCGGCGCGCGGGCGCGGGTGAAACGTGCGGCGCTGCAGCCGAGCTGA